In one window of Calypte anna isolate BGI_N300 chromosome 1, bCalAnn1_v1.p, whole genome shotgun sequence DNA:
- the NOBOX gene encoding homeobox protein NOBOX produces MDGTGAQEERAVQVLGTGSSVVSAFQSSAVKEEVEDNIGTEDRISPGKVKEDGQYCTLQATGSSSQDSVALDDQVNLASVCGRLSNFLSEVKSVPLLSVVEFAQEPTGQSESHQHYESYKCDGIEKEAKKKKSNDKSRMCFEKASSGIPGDLCRQDVFVPATCQSSKCASAHSAAQQSYKMSSVLEVKSSHDGSKGKNELLENPEILPPVRKKSRTFYSAEQLEELEKMFQDDHYPDNEKRREIAAVVGVTPQRIMVWFQNRRAKWRKSEKLRTKGNKKYPTSSTVSVPLGSDGYGAPLLPMPPLPDIAYDHSATLSIETTAGNYSSQLSGHPAPLASSSVPSAEGMVASCEALQTKALPQLSFSSSRTECFPNHPSPPPIRRASLPLSLSFSHHSYIVPLMLDTPSSECSLSSQENGSREAFTYNIQNQSLSSPVSCNYHEHLESAGNVETTCCQFNSQGGIYQLPQYPQQHQFSQFHCLPGQLASSLLSSVHLAATPSAESHSAFLTLPGNSGVVNYGAAGATQGYVQNHMGGQLLLQQPGGSLAGITAYQALPWNDFYMQGAPFSNQLHSQMPFSGAARGQHFAEQISYTQPPCPPSSPYFQVPNGPTLGSMPHAGRQTGDTPPDQSSYQNQQTEPELTSLAEREVESNSKKGETAVGN; encoded by the exons ATGGACGGGACGGGCGCCCAGGAGGAGCGGGCGGTTCAAGTGCTGG GTACAGGCAGCAGTGTGGTATCTGCATTCCAAAGCTCAGCTGTAAAGGAAGAAGTTGAGGATAACATTGGAACAGAAGATAGGATCAGCCCTGGAAAGGTGAAGGAAGATGGACAGTATTGCACCCTGCAGGCAACTGGGTCATCTTCCCAAGACTCAGTGGCTCTTGATGACCAGGTCAACCTTGCATCAGTGTGTGGGCGACTGTCGAATTTCCTCAGTGAGGTGAAGTCTGTGCCCCTACTTTCTGTGGTTGAATTTGCACAGGAGCCCACAGGTCAGTCAGAGTCACATCAACACTATGAGAGCTATAAGTGTGATGGGATTGAAAAggaggcaaagaagaaaaaaagtaatgacaAAAGCAGAATGTGCTTTGAGAAGGCATCTAGTGGAATTCCTGGAGACCTCTGCAGGCAGGATGTGTTTGTTCCTGCTACATGCCAATCATCCAAGTGTGCTTCAGCCCATTCTGCAGCTCAGCAATCCTACAAGATGTCTTCGGTTCTGGAAGTCAAAAGTAGCCATGATGGgagcaagggaaaaaatgagttACTTGAGAATCCAGAAATTCTCCCACCAGTCAGGAAGAAGTCACGCACCTTCTATAGTGCAG AGCAGCTagaagagctggagaagatGTTCCAGGATGACCACTACCCCGACAATGAGAAGAGGAGGGAGATCGCGGCTGTGGTTGGTGTAACACCACAGCGTATCATG GTCTGGTTTCAGAACCGCAGGGCAAAGTGGCGGAAATCGGAGAAGTTGAGGACGAAAGGGAACAAAAAATATCCAACATCTTCAACTGTGTCAGTCCCCCTTGGGTCAGATGGTTATGG GGCACCTCTTCTGCCCATGCCTCCACTACCTGACATTGCTTATGACCACTCTGCCACGCTGAGTATAGAGACTACAGCTGGGAACTACTCCAGCCAGCTCAGTGGACATCCTGCACCACTTGCCTCCTCCTCAG TCCCTTCTGCAGAAGGAATGGTGGCATCTTGTGAAGCACTTCAGACAAAGGCGTTACCACAGCTCAGCTTCAGTTCCAGCAGAACAGAATGCTTCCCAAATCATCCCAGCCCTCCACCCATCCGCAGGGCCAGCCTACCTCTTAGTCTGTCCTTCAGCCACCACAGCTACATTGTTCCTTTGATGCTGGACACTCCCAGCAGTGAATGCAGCTTGTCCAGTCAGGAAAACGGCTCCAGGGAGGCCTTCACTTACAACATCCAGAATCAAAG TCTGAGTTCACCAGTTTCCTGCAATTACCATGAGCATCTGGAGTCAGCAGGCAATGTAGAGACCACATGCTGTCAGTTCAACAGTCAGGGTGGAATTTACCAGCTGCCCCAAtatccccagcagcaccagttcTCCCAGTTCCACTGTCTGCCAGGTCAGCTGGCCAGCAGTCTGCTCTCCAGTGTCCACCTCGCTGCTACACCCTCTGCTGAGTCCCATTCGGCTTTCCTCACCTTACCTGGTAACAGTGGAGTTGTAAACTatggggcagcaggagccacaCAAGGCTATGTACAAAACCACATGGGAGGACAGCTCTTGTTACAGCAGCCAGGTGGAAGCTTGG CAGGCATCACTGCCTATCAAGCTCTCCCCTGGAATGATTTCTACATGCAGGGAGCTCCATTCTCGAATCAGCTGCACTCACAAATGCCATTTTCTGGCGCAGCAAGAGGACAGCACTTTGCAGAGCAGATTTCCTACACTCAGCCACCttgccctccctcctctccGTATTTTCAAGTGCCCAATGGACCAACACTAGGATCCATGCCACATGCTGGAAGACAAACAGGAGACACACCACCAGACCAGAGTTCCTACCAGAACCAACAAACAGAGCCAGAGTTGACGTCACTTGCTGAAAGAGAAGTAGAGAGTAACAGCAAGAAAGGAGAGACTGCTGTTGGTAACTGa